From the genome of uncultured Bacteroides sp.:
GGGCAAGGCATTATAACATTTTCGATTTTGAGTACTGAAAAGAAGGTTGTGATAGATATCTCGGATACAGGAAAAGGAATTCCAAAATCTAAATATAAAACAGTTTTTCAACCGGGCTATACAACAAAAAAACGTGGTTGGGGACTAGGTTTATCTCTAGCTAAAAGAATTGTGGAAGAATACCACCATGGAAAGATTTATGTAAAACGTTCTGAAATAAATAAAGGTACAACTTTTAGAATTGAACTGAAAAAATAAAGATTTAACCCTCATTTATATATAATGAGGATTATTATTTGTATCTTTGTCGCCCGAATTGTGTTTAATGGCATGTTCTTAAGGTAAAAATAATGCATTAAACAGGATTGGTTTACACTTTTTTTGTACCTTTGCAAAAATTATAAATTACTAGTTTTGGGAAAGTTCGATAAATATAAAGTTGATTTAAAAGCAATGCAAGCAGATTCATGTTCATTTGAATTTGTGCTTGATAATGTATTCTTTGCAAATATTGACGGACCTGAAATTCAAAAAGGCAAAGTCAATGTTACTCTTGTCGTTAAAAGAACGGCGGGAACTTTTGAACTCGTATTCCAAACAGAAGGAGTTGTAATAGTTCCGTGTGATCGTTGTGTTGATGATATGGAGGTACCTGTAACATCTACAGATAAGTTGTTTGTCAAATTTGGTAGTGACTATGCTGAGGAAAATAACAATGTGGTTATTATTCCGGAAGATGAGGGATATATCAATGTGGCTTGGTTTATGTATGAGTTTATAGCTTTGGCTATTCCAATGAAACATGTTCATGCTCCTGGTAAATGTAATAAAGGCATGGTTAGCAAACTAAATAAGCATCTTCGAACAACGCCCGATGATGAAGAGGGTCTTGATGAAATAGATTCTTCAGTTGCAGAGGAAATAGAGGACGTGGAAGAAGATTCTATTGATCCTAGATGGAATGAATTAAAAAAAATATTAGATAATAATTAAAGTTTAAGAAAATGGCACATCCTAAAAGAAAGCAATCAAAAACGAGAACTGCAAAGAGAAGAACTCATGATAAAGCTGTAGCTCCAACATTGGCTATTTGTCCAAATTGTGGTGAATGGCATGTTTATCATACAGTATGTGGAGCTTGCGGTTATTACAGAGGCAAGCTTGCTATCGAAAAAGAAGCTGCTATCTAAGCAGAAAAAGTTCTATACTATTAAAATATAGCCTGGGAGTAATCTCCTTGGCTTATTTTGCGGTATAATTACATTAAAATTAAATTAATGGAAAAAATTAATGCAGTAATCACAGGTGTTGGTGGATATGTACCTGATTATATCTTGACTAATGAAGAGATATCAAAGATGGTAGATACCAATGATGAATGGATTATGACGCGTATAGGGGTTAAAGAACGTCGTATTCTTAATGAGGAAGGATTAGGTACTTCTTATATGGCCCGTAAAGCAGCAAAACAATTAATGCAGAAAACTGGTTCTAATCCAGATGATATTGATTTAGTTATTGTTGCTACAACTACTCCGGATTATCATTTCCCATCAACAGCATCAATACTTTGTGATAAATTAGGGTTGAAAAATGCATTTGCTTTTGACCTTCAAGCTGCTTGTAGTGGTTTCTTATATTTGATGGAAACTGCTGCTGCATTTATTCAGTCTGGTAGATATAAGAAAATTATAATTGTTGGAGCAGATAAAATGTCTTCAATGGTAAACTATACAGATAGAGCTACTTGCCCCATTTTTGGTGATGGTGCTGCTGCTGTTATGGTTGAACCAACTACTGAAGATTATGGTATCATGGACTCTTGCTTACGTACAGATGGTAAAGGTCTTCCTTTCCTTCATATGAAAGCTGGTGGTTCAGTTTGTCCTCCTTCATATTTTACAGTAGATAATAAAATGCATTATCTGTACCAGGAAGGACGAACTGTCTTTAAATATGCAGTATCTAATATGTCTGATGTAACGGCTCATGTTGCTGAAAAAAATAATCTGACAAAAGATAATATTGATTGGGTTGTTCCTCATCAGGCAAATATGCGTATTATCGATGCAGTTGCTAACCGCCTGGAAGTTCCTATCGAGAAAGTTCTCGTAAATATTCAGCGATATGGAAATACTAGTGCTGCTACATTACCTCTTTGTCTTTGGGATTTTGAGAAAAAACTAAAGAAAGGTGACAATATGCTGTTTACGGCGTTTGGAGCTGGTTTCACATGGGGAACCGTTTATGTGAAATGGGGTTATGACGGAGCTGAAAAGTAAATATATAAATAATCTGATATAAAAAACGCATCCCATTTTCGATGCGTTTTTTTGTCTCTTTCAATAATCTAAAATATATGCATAAAGCAGGATTTGTAAACATTGTGGGTAACCCTAACGTAGGAAAGTCTACATTGATGAATGTGTTAGTTGGAGAGCGTATCTCTATTGCTACCTTTAAAGCGCAAACAACTCGTCATCGCATCATGGGTATTTTGAATACTGATGAAATGCAGATTGTGTTTTCAGACACACCGGGTGTTTTGAAGCCTAACTATAAATTGCAGGAAACAATGCTGAATTTCTCAACATCAGCATTA
Proteins encoded in this window:
- a CDS encoding DUF177 domain-containing protein — translated: MGKFDKYKVDLKAMQADSCSFEFVLDNVFFANIDGPEIQKGKVNVTLVVKRTAGTFELVFQTEGVVIVPCDRCVDDMEVPVTSTDKLFVKFGSDYAEENNNVVIIPEDEGYINVAWFMYEFIALAIPMKHVHAPGKCNKGMVSKLNKHLRTTPDDEEGLDEIDSSVAEEIEDVEEDSIDPRWNELKKILDNN
- the rpmF gene encoding 50S ribosomal protein L32; its protein translation is MAHPKRKQSKTRTAKRRTHDKAVAPTLAICPNCGEWHVYHTVCGACGYYRGKLAIEKEAAI
- a CDS encoding beta-ketoacyl-ACP synthase III: MEKINAVITGVGGYVPDYILTNEEISKMVDTNDEWIMTRIGVKERRILNEEGLGTSYMARKAAKQLMQKTGSNPDDIDLVIVATTTPDYHFPSTASILCDKLGLKNAFAFDLQAACSGFLYLMETAAAFIQSGRYKKIIIVGADKMSSMVNYTDRATCPIFGDGAAAVMVEPTTEDYGIMDSCLRTDGKGLPFLHMKAGGSVCPPSYFTVDNKMHYLYQEGRTVFKYAVSNMSDVTAHVAEKNNLTKDNIDWVVPHQANMRIIDAVANRLEVPIEKVLVNIQRYGNTSAATLPLCLWDFEKKLKKGDNMLFTAFGAGFTWGTVYVKWGYDGAEK